From Chryseotalea sp. WA131a:
CAAAATATCCTTATCCAATTATACAGTTCATTAAATGTTATTACCCATAGTTTACAAGCCGTTTCCGATGATTTGACTTTTGTTCATCAATTGCTAGCCGACAAGGTAACACTCATTGCGGGTCACTCTGGCGTGGGTAAGTCTACCTTATTGAACCGGTTGTCCTCTACCATCCAACAATCCACAGGAAAAATTTCTTCCTTCTCCAATAAAGGCACGCATACCACCACCTTTGCCGAAATGTTTCCGTTAAACGAGTCCACTTTTATAATCGATACTCCCGGCATAAAAGAATGGGGATTGGTTGACATGGCACCTCAGGAAATCTCAGACTATTTTGTTGAAATGCGAGAATTGCGTTTGCAATGCAAGTATGGATCGAAGTGTTTGCACCTGCAAGAACCCAAGTGTGCCGTCATGGCAGCCGTTGAAAATGGGGAAATAGCCGTGAGCCGCTACGAAAGTTACGTAAGCATGGTGCTGGGAGAAGATAATCGGAAGTAAAGCTTCAAGAATTTCAAAGCCAAGTGAAGTTCAAATAATCGAACAGAAGTTCTACATTCATACAACAGACGTTTTTTTAAAGCATTCTGTTCTTCAATTGTTTTGTTGAGAAGGGCAATTTTTTTGCATACTTGGTAGGTTGACCACCGTTGCGGGCTATTGCGAACAAATTGTGTAGCTGACATAGACGAAGCCAAGATCCTTTTCTTGACCAACGGTAGTGGCGTGTAGAAATAATTGAACTCACGTGATGATCGGATCAAAAAATCGAAATCCTCAAAAGCTAACGTTTCGTCATATCCGCCAATTTTAACAAGCACTGATCTTCGAAACATGAGTGTAGGCGGGCAAATAAAATAACGATCAATTAAGTTCTTGTAAATATTCCCTTCCGGGATATTGGCGTGCGGGTGCTTTTGTGAGTGAACCGAAATCTCCTTGCCAAACTCATTGATGATAAAAGCATCCGAAAAATTTACCTCGTATGATTCACCTTTTTTTAAAAACTCCCGAACACCTACCTCTACCCGAGTGGGCATTAGGATGTCATCGGCTGATAAGTCGATAACAAATTCGCCTTTGGCCAATGCAGCTACTTCATT
This genomic window contains:
- a CDS encoding glycosyltransferase, which translates into the protein MNPLVTIFCLCYNHKKFVAQALHSVFNQTYTNIQVIVLDDGSTDGSVKEIGKQLSNRPDVHFINHMSNMGYCSSLNEVAALAKGEFVIDLSADDILMPTRVEVGVREFLKKGESYEVNFSDAFIINEFGKEISVHSQKHPHANIPEGNIYKNLIDRYFICPPTLMFRRSVLVKIGGYDETLAFEDFDFLIRSSREFNYFYTPLPLVKKRILASSMSATQFVRNSPQRWSTYQVCKKIALLNKTIEEQNALKKRLLYECRTSVRLFELHLALKFLKLYFRLSSPSTMLT
- the rsgA gene encoding ribosome small subunit-dependent GTPase A, yielding MTGIVLKSTGSWYEVLVGTTLMQARVRGKLRLDDIKETNPVAVGDWVTIEAEGTNGVISEIQPRKNQMLRQSVKKTGHSHVLAANVDQVLLMATLKQPRTSLGFIDRFLVSAESFRIPQVLLFNKKDLLNEASLEDQNILIQLYSSLNVITHSLQAVSDDLTFVHQLLADKVTLIAGHSGVGKSTLLNRLSSTIQQSTGKISSFSNKGTHTTTFAEMFPLNESTFIIDTPGIKEWGLVDMAPQEISDYFVEMRELRLQCKYGSKCLHLQEPKCAVMAAVENGEIAVSRYESYVSMVLGEDNRK